A region of Paenibacillus sp. 37 DNA encodes the following proteins:
- a CDS encoding heavy-metal-associated domain-containing protein yields MKEATVKILGMSCRSCVSKIEGAISALGAEGHVNFEQGTVEVRFDDSKVQIAEIEEAIRKKGYNVGA; encoded by the coding sequence GTGAAAGAAGCAACTGTAAAAATTCTAGGTATGTCTTGCCGTTCTTGTGTATCTAAAATTGAAGGTGCAATTAGCGCTCTTGGCGCTGAAGGCCACGTAAATTTTGAACAGGGAACAGTAGAAGTTCGATTTGACGATTCTAAAGTTCAAATCGCTGAAATTGAAGAAGCGATCCGTAAAAAAGGATATAACGTCGGAGCGTAA
- a CDS encoding glutaredoxin family protein → MTESIQIYSIPTCSDCNYAKRYFKERELPYTDYNCEEDAKYAEEVWKLTGKQVVPTIVIGDKVFVGFAENLTEISELIK, encoded by the coding sequence ATGACGGAATCCATTCAAATTTATTCAATCCCAACCTGCAGCGATTGCAATTATGCTAAACGTTACTTTAAAGAGCGTGAGCTTCCCTATACGGATTACAATTGTGAAGAAGATGCCAAGTACGCTGAGGAAGTCTGGAAGTTGACTGGCAAACAGGTTGTTCCAACCATTGTCATTGGAGATAAGGTCTTTGTAGGCTTTGCGGAAAATCTCACTGAAATCAGCGAGTTAATTAAATAA
- a CDS encoding metal-sensitive transcriptional regulator encodes MLEAASCDHTSSNERKSHHSESTKRKLISRLNRIEGQVRGVKGMIEKDTYCDDVLHQIASIQSALNGVGKQLLEHHMKSCVIERISEGDHKVLDELMITVNKLIK; translated from the coding sequence ATACTTGAGGCCGCCTCATGTGACCATACATCTTCAAACGAGCGGAAAAGCCATCATTCGGAGAGTACAAAGCGAAAGTTAATTAGCCGGTTGAATCGGATTGAAGGGCAAGTGCGTGGAGTAAAAGGAATGATTGAGAAGGACACGTATTGTGATGACGTATTGCACCAAATTGCCTCCATTCAATCCGCGTTGAATGGAGTAGGAAAGCAGCTTTTGGAACATCATATGAAAAGCTGTGTCATTGAACGGATTTCAGAGGGCGATCACAAAGTTTTGGATGAACTGATGATCACTGTAAATAAGTTAATTAAATAA
- a CDS encoding nitrite reductase → MGDKIKIAISPAIQLGGSLFTPEQLVKIGEITGPDSKVEMTPFKQLYAEVSIEQRDQIKNKLEDHGLEINPAGFVTKSLIACNFCRGAEEAGMETAKSLNQAISGIDTPTPLKIGYAGCALGTSEPLIKDIGIVKMRDKFDVYVGGESKGLKPSFAKLLHSGLMEDQLIPFVTAIIDYYKIHAKGKEKFSKFVNRMTLENLKSMTLERG, encoded by the coding sequence ATGGGAGATAAAATTAAAATAGCGATTAGTCCAGCAATCCAACTTGGTGGAAGCTTATTCACTCCGGAGCAACTAGTTAAAATTGGCGAGATTACTGGTCCAGATTCAAAAGTGGAGATGACACCCTTTAAGCAACTCTACGCAGAAGTATCGATTGAACAACGAGATCAGATCAAAAATAAACTTGAAGATCACGGTCTTGAAATAAACCCTGCAGGATTTGTAACCAAAAGTCTGATCGCTTGCAACTTTTGTAGAGGTGCAGAAGAAGCAGGCATGGAAACAGCCAAAAGTTTAAATCAAGCCATTTCCGGTATCGATACGCCTACACCACTCAAGATTGGATATGCTGGATGCGCCTTAGGCACTAGTGAACCGTTGATTAAGGATATTGGGATCGTAAAGATGCGCGATAAGTTCGATGTTTATGTTGGTGGCGAGTCGAAGGGGCTTAAACCCTCCTTCGCCAAGCTGCTACATTCCGGATTAATGGAGGATCAGCTTATTCCTTTTGTTACCGCAATTATTGATTATTATAAGATACATGCGAAAGGCAAAGAAAAGTTCAGCAAATTCGTTAATCGAATGACACTGGAAAACTTGAAGTCAATGACGCTTGAAAGGGGGTGA